In Campylobacter sp. MG1, the following are encoded in one genomic region:
- a CDS encoding PH domain-containing protein — MSYVEQVLGTNESVVLKAKVSVFAFIGDLFAILVLAILSIAIHPFIAIFIIFLLLRMFVIITTTELALTNRKVIAKFGFIRRDTIELRLEKIESIRVGQGILGRIFNFGTIFINGAGSSAPVPFIGEPIKFKKSVDEYIENKLSK, encoded by the coding sequence ATGTCTTACGTAGAACAAGTTTTAGGCACAAATGAAAGCGTTGTTTTAAAAGCCAAAGTTAGTGTTTTTGCTTTTATAGGTGATTTATTTGCTATTTTAGTTTTAGCAATTTTAAGTATTGCTATTCATCCTTTTATTGCTATATTTATCATCTTTCTTTTACTTCGTATGTTCGTTATCATTACAACAACAGAACTTGCTTTAACAAATAGAAAAGTTATAGCTAAATTTGGCTTTATTAGAAGAGATACAATAGAGCTAAGATTAGAAAAAATAGAAAGTATCAGAGTTGGTCAAGGAATTCTTGGTAGGATTTTTAATTTTGGCACAATATTTATAAATGGTGCTGGTTCTTCTGCACCTGTTCCTTTTATTGGTGAACCAATAAAATTCAAAAAAAGTGTAGATGAATATATAGAAAATAAATTATCAAAATAA
- the aroQ gene encoding type II 3-dehydroquinate dehydratase, which yields MKIMVIQGPNLNMLGQRDPRIYGTMTMAQIHEQMSLAAKESNVDIEFYQSNYEGEIIDKIQECVGTCDAIILNAGGYTHTSIAIADAIAACGMPVIEIHISNIYAREDYRRKSLLSPVCAGTISGFGPFGYHLALLSAIQMVQQQRVFIAAQEEARKAAENNA from the coding sequence ATGAAAATTATGGTAATTCAAGGACCAAATTTAAATATGCTTGGTCAAAGAGACCCTAGAATTTACGGAACTATGACTATGGCTCAAATACATGAACAAATGAGTTTAGCTGCTAAGGAAAGTAATGTTGATATAGAGTTTTATCAAAGCAATTATGAAGGCGAAATAATTGATAAAATCCAAGAGTGTGTTGGAACTTGCGATGCAATAATATTAAATGCAGGTGGGTATACTCATACCTCTATTGCGATTGCTGATGCTATTGCTGCTTGTGGTATGCCTGTAATTGAAATTCATATTAGCAATATTTACGCTAGAGAAGATTATAGACGCAAAAGTTTATTAAGCCCTGTGTGTGCTGGTACTATAAGTGGTTTTGGACCATTTGGTTATCATTTAGCTTTACTTAGTGCTATTCAGATGGTGCAACAACAACGCGTATTTATAGCAGCTCAAGAAGAGGCTAGAAAAGCAGCAGAAAATAATGCTTAA
- the folK gene encoding 2-amino-4-hydroxy-6-hydroxymethyldihydropteridine diphosphokinase, which produces MSNIKVFEAKYFKRIKFYPYFKKTNRKYKYEALISLGSNIEPECERYVKLFRKILCDRRIFVTQSSPLLINEAFGYKEQKDFTNALMFLKTSVHVRELLKVLQHYENIFKRKRSFKNAPRTLDLDIVFFSSKTYNDKRLILPHVGAYDRISINVILGVM; this is translated from the coding sequence ATGAGCAATATAAAGGTTTTTGAAGCTAAATATTTTAAAAGGATTAAATTTTATCCTTATTTTAAAAAAACAAATAGAAAATATAAATATGAAGCTTTAATATCCCTTGGTTCTAATATAGAGCCTGAATGTGAGCGATATGTAAAATTATTTAGAAAGATTTTATGTGATAGGAGAATATTTGTTACACAAAGTTCTCCTTTATTAATAAATGAAGCTTTTGGCTATAAAGAGCAAAAAGATTTTACTAATGCTTTAATGTTTTTAAAGACTAGCGTTCATGTAAGAGAACTTTTAAAAGTTTTACAGCATTATGAAAATATTTTTAAGCGTAAAAGAAGTTTTAAAAATGCACCTAGAACTCTTGATTTAGATATTGTTTTTTTTAGTTCAAAAACATATAATGATAAAAGGTTAATTTTACCACATGTGGGAGCTTATGATAGAATAAGTATCAATGTAATTTTAGGTGTTATGTAG
- a CDS encoding DEAD/DEAH box helicase family protein: protein MAIRYDSFQVEENKNYLAYVRNIYGEDAKIIKIEQVKKRTLDSVGIIKIFVCFDDCKDKSDVSDNKINFKANDDNLLNNINSKIDYLMNMRWKELAPYRNNLDIPPEFTFIYEKAKTSGMLQSHLEEIMVSTFKNMPKEFLNNKEAISVYFKTLLKNMITCKDILESKSQKIIMLVGPTGVGKTTTLAKLAHRYAYNNRYKTAVINLDNFRLGARSQLDEYVNIMKLPIRYANNSNELQNSIEILSEYDIILIDSTGNSQNDKIKLEKLESYLLNTKFNINVSLVLSAGMKYDDLYEIFKAFDVLNIDNFIFTKFDETKTFGNVFSLVFNTKKPLSFFSIGQNVPDDIVIANSDYLTDCILNGFKG, encoded by the coding sequence ATGGCTATTAGATATGATAGTTTTCAAGTAGAGGAAAATAAAAATTATTTAGCCTATGTTAGAAATATTTATGGTGAAGATGCAAAAATCATAAAAATAGAGCAGGTAAAAAAACGCACACTCGATAGTGTTGGTATAATTAAAATTTTTGTTTGTTTTGATGATTGTAAAGATAAGAGCGATGTAAGTGATAATAAAATTAATTTTAAGGCAAATGATGATAATTTATTAAATAATATTAATAGCAAGATTGATTATTTAATGAATATGCGTTGGAAAGAATTAGCACCTTATAGAAATAATTTAGATATTCCACCTGAATTTACATTTATTTATGAAAAAGCTAAAACAAGCGGTATGTTGCAAAGTCATTTAGAGGAAATAATGGTTTCAACTTTTAAAAATATGCCTAAAGAATTTTTAAATAACAAAGAAGCTATTAGTGTATATTTTAAAACTCTACTTAAAAATATGATAACTTGTAAAGATATTTTGGAGTCTAAAAGTCAAAAAATAATAATGCTAGTAGGTCCAACTGGAGTTGGTAAAACTACCACATTAGCTAAATTAGCACATAGATATGCTTATAATAATAGATATAAAACAGCTGTTATAAATCTTGATAATTTTAGATTAGGTGCTAGAAGTCAATTAGATGAATATGTAAATATAATGAAATTACCTATAAGATATGCTAATAATAGTAATGAATTGCAAAATAGTATTGAAATTTTAAGCGAATATGACATTATTTTAATAGATTCTACAGGTAACTCACAAAACGATAAAATTAAATTAGAAAAGCTAGAAAGTTATTTACTAAATACTAAATTTAATATTAATGTTAGTTTAGTTTTAAGTGCTGGTATGAAGTATGATGACTTGTATGAAATTTTTAAAGCATTTGATGTTTTAAATATAGATAATTTTATTTTTACAAAATTTGATGAAACAAAAACTTTTGGCAATGTTTTTTCGTTGGTATTTAATACTAAAAAACCATTGTCTTTTTTTTCTATTGGGCAAAATGTCCCAGATGATATAGTGATTGCTAATAGTGATTATTTAACAGATTGTATTTTAAATGGGTTTAAAGGATAA
- a CDS encoding P-loop NTPase, giving the protein MQTQADKLKELMKNESIKNRKNTKFIAVTSGKGGVGKSTISANMANLLSCSGYKVGLFDADIGLANLDVILGVNVEKNLLHVLKGECKLADIIVEIKPNLKLIPGDSGEEIFEYNKSNYFDAFLDDSNLLDDLDFLIIDTGAGIGGTTLHFLSLCDEIIVVTTADPAAITDAYATIKASFSISKSFLMIFNMVKNEREALNLFNNINKVAKANISPDINLTFLGHIDSSLNVVDYIKNRKLFSQAYSKDTNNLKKAVNNLLAKLEKEKLKESKSKTIKSFFIKMMDKI; this is encoded by the coding sequence ATGCAAACTCAAGCTGATAAATTAAAAGAATTAATGAAAAATGAAAGTATAAAAAATCGTAAAAATACTAAGTTTATTGCGGTTACTAGTGGAAAGGGTGGTGTTGGAAAAAGCACAATAAGTGCAAATATGGCAAATTTGTTATCTTGTAGTGGATATAAAGTCGGATTATTTGATGCTGATATAGGATTAGCGAATTTAGATGTTATTTTGGGTGTTAATGTTGAAAAAAATTTATTACATGTATTAAAAGGTGAATGTAAATTAGCAGATATTATTGTGGAAATAAAACCGAATTTAAAACTAATCCCAGGTGATAGTGGTGAAGAGATATTTGAATATAATAAGTCTAATTATTTTGATGCATTTTTAGATGATTCTAATTTGCTTGATGATTTAGATTTTTTAATTATTGATACAGGAGCTGGTATAGGTGGCACCACACTTCATTTTTTATCATTATGTGATGAAATAATAGTTGTAACTACGGCAGATCCAGCTGCTATTACTGATGCTTATGCTACTATAAAAGCTAGTTTTAGTATAAGTAAGTCATTTTTGATGATATTTAATATGGTAAAAAATGAAAGAGAGGCTTTAAATTTATTTAATAATATAAATAAAGTAGCAAAAGCAAATATATCACCTGATATAAATTTAACATTTTTAGGACATATAGATAGCTCTTTAAATGTTGTTGATTATATTAAAAATAGAAAATTATTTTCACAAGCATATTCTAAGGATACAAATAATTTAAAAAAGGCAGTTAATAATTTATTAGCAAAATTAGAAAAAGAAAAATTAAAAGAATCTAAATCTAAAACTATTAAAAGTTTTTTTATAAAAATGATGGATAAGATATGA
- a CDS encoding FliM/FliN family flagellar motor switch protein, which yields MTNSFLDSFLKACEIVLKQLSDKELSIKKSEKDKNILNNSFLMANFSYKNMNFSILIGSKIISLVLNYLIYDKENISELNNIDLLTGKDILNDIFRKFLNILNNNKYNDYNLNSFEILNTYPDFNKFYLLFSYYVYCNKLVDKIDLAIDFEAYKNLYSINDSMIQNEKIDTYNNKTLDTFMNMKLPLRVKVGGCKIPLKEVFNLNLGYIMQLEQKVDEPLEIFVHDKLFAKGKFVVVNGVFGIKIIEIINKKERLDYIK from the coding sequence ATGACAAATAGTTTTTTAGATTCTTTTTTAAAAGCTTGTGAAATTGTATTAAAGCAATTAAGTGATAAAGAATTATCAATTAAAAAATCAGAAAAAGATAAAAATATTTTAAATAATTCATTTCTTATGGCTAATTTTAGCTATAAAAATATGAATTTTTCTATTTTAATAGGTTCAAAAATAATATCTTTGGTTTTAAATTATTTAATATATGATAAAGAAAATATAAGTGAATTAAATAATATTGATTTATTAACTGGTAAAGATATATTAAATGATATTTTTAGAAAATTTTTAAATATTTTAAATAATAATAAATACAATGATTATAATTTAAATTCCTTTGAAATTTTAAATACTTATCCTGATTTTAATAAATTCTACTTGTTGTTTTCTTATTATGTTTATTGTAATAAATTAGTTGATAAAATTGATTTAGCTATTGATTTTGAAGCATATAAAAATTTATATTCTATAAATGATAGTATGATACAAAATGAAAAAATTGATACTTATAATAATAAAACTTTAGATACATTTATGAATATGAAGTTGCCATTAAGAGTTAAGGTTGGGGGTTGCAAAATACCATTAAAAGAAGTATTTAATCTAAATTTAGGTTATATAATGCAATTAGAACAAAAAGTTGATGAACCATTAGAAATTTTTGTACATGACAAACTTTTTGCTAAGGGAAAATTTGTTGTGGTTAATGGAGTATTTGGTATAAAAATTATAGAAATTATCAATAAAAAAGAGAGGTTAGATTATATTAAATGA
- a CDS encoding TIGR00730 family Rossman fold protein, whose product MKKNITIFGSARFEDDNIYCKKAYELGKILAKNGYSIVTGGGPGIMMAANKGAYEIGGVESIGINIKLPFEQVPNKFCTKTYIYDDLSLRKKALMESEIIVIFPGGYGTLDEFFEVLTLTQTNLKKYKIILFDEKFYSSLVDFFKNVLLEHKAISSDSLDIFKIANTIDEILEFIKE is encoded by the coding sequence ATGAAAAAAAATATTACTATTTTTGGTTCGGCAAGATTTGAAGATGACAATATTTATTGTAAAAAAGCTTATGAATTAGGGAAAATTTTAGCTAAAAATGGATATTCTATCGTAACAGGAGGTGGCCCTGGGATTATGATGGCAGCTAATAAAGGTGCTTATGAGATTGGTGGTGTTGAAAGTATAGGGATTAATATAAAGTTGCCATTTGAACAAGTGCCTAATAAATTTTGTACTAAAACATATATTTATGATGATTTGTCTCTTAGAAAAAAAGCTCTTATGGAAAGTGAAATAATTGTGATTTTTCCAGGTGGTTACGGTACACTTGATGAATTTTTTGAAGTATTAACACTAACACAAACAAATTTAAAAAAATATAAAATAATCTTATTTGATGAAAAATTTTATTCTTCTTTAGTAGATTTTTTTAAAAATGTATTATTAGAACATAAAGCTATATCAAGCGATTCTTTGGATATATTTAAAATTGCGAATACGATTGATGAAATTTTAGAATTTATTAAAGAATAA
- a CDS encoding DNA translocase FtsK: MKKEIIFIFSSFLIFYFSIGLFLKESTGFLLLSFYFAKFLKYMIGDLSYLFLLLFLANFLYLKNDFRYVYKFSINMFLVCFLFGILLSSIIDLGILNLLGILKLFFIVLILCVLLYLNFSYICNIKNIKFNNKNTILNNEKNIKFNKKIDIKDDVVYETKKTINIDNDKEILKDLGDIQFVRVNNINDVETIEKELEPLFLEKETINYNVENTNQDEDIINLNAEIDNNEESVIIEELEHQSFVPKAGKKIEILSELEENKAILSELELGTVEIPKDFELPNVELLDIPENKEIIIDEDELDEKINELLAKLKHFKIDGDVVKTYWGPVVTTFEFKPAADVKLSKISSLSDDLAMALKATSIRIQAPIPGKDVVGIEIPNKTSQTINIRTMFEDNLFIKSKSKLTIALGKDIVGNTFITDLKKLPHLLIAGTTGSGKSVGINAMILSLLYKNTPRTLRLLMIDPKMLEFSMYNEIPHLLTPVITRPEKATIALKNMVLEMERRYELMSNVHTKNIDNFNEKAPKLGLEPLAYIVIIIDELADLMMTGGKEVEVYIARLAQMARAAGIHLIVATQRPSVDVITGLIKANLPSRLSYKVSTQTDSKVILDTKGAESLLGRGDSLFTPPGVSSIVRLHAPFASEDEIIKVVEHLKSQEKVSYDESILQDSSITNTYVVDNNDALDEKFEEAVRIMRESNKTSISYIQRQLNIGYNRAANIIEQCEKQGILSEPNTKGVRTLL, translated from the coding sequence ATGAAAAAAGAGATTATATTTATATTTAGTTCATTTTTAATTTTTTATTTTTCTATAGGATTATTTTTAAAGGAATCTACCGGATTTTTATTGCTTAGTTTTTATTTTGCTAAGTTTTTAAAATATATGATAGGTGATTTATCTTATTTATTTTTATTATTATTTTTAGCTAATTTTTTATATTTAAAAAATGATTTTAGATATGTTTATAAATTTTCAATCAATATGTTTTTAGTATGTTTTTTATTTGGTATTTTATTAAGTTCAATTATAGATTTAGGTATTTTAAATTTATTAGGAATATTAAAGTTATTTTTTATAGTTTTAATACTTTGTGTTTTGTTATATTTAAATTTTTCTTATATATGTAATATTAAGAATATCAAATTTAATAATAAAAATACTATTTTAAATAATGAAAAAAATATTAAATTTAATAAAAAAATTGATATAAAAGATGATGTTGTATACGAAACAAAAAAAACTATAAATATTGATAATGATAAGGAAATATTAAAAGATTTAGGTGATATACAATTTGTTAGAGTAAATAATATTAATGATGTTGAAACAATAGAAAAGGAATTAGAGCCTTTATTTTTAGAAAAGGAAACTATAAATTATAATGTTGAAAATACAAATCAAGATGAAGATATAATAAATTTAAATGCTGAAATAGACAATAATGAAGAAAGCGTGATTATAGAAGAATTAGAGCATCAAAGTTTTGTCCCTAAGGCAGGTAAAAAAATTGAAATTTTAAGCGAACTTGAAGAAAACAAGGCAATTTTAAGCGAATTAGAGTTAGGAACTGTTGAAATTCCAAAAGATTTTGAATTACCTAATGTAGAATTATTAGATATACCTGAAAATAAAGAGATTATAATTGATGAAGATGAATTAGATGAAAAGATTAATGAACTTTTAGCAAAACTAAAACATTTTAAAATAGATGGAGATGTTGTTAAAACTTATTGGGGTCCGGTTGTTACTACATTTGAGTTTAAACCAGCAGCTGATGTTAAGCTTAGTAAAATTTCAAGTCTTTCAGATGACTTAGCTATGGCACTTAAAGCTACAAGTATTAGAATCCAAGCACCAATTCCAGGAAAGGATGTAGTAGGAATTGAAATTCCAAATAAAACATCTCAAACAATAAATATAAGAACTATGTTTGAAGATAATTTATTTATTAAAAGTAAAAGCAAGTTAACGATAGCATTAGGTAAAGATATAGTTGGTAATACATTTATTACGGATTTAAAAAAGTTACCGCATTTACTAATAGCAGGAACCACAGGAAGTGGAAAGAGCGTTGGAATAAATGCTATGATTTTAAGTTTGCTATATAAAAATACGCCAAGAACTTTAAGGTTGTTAATGATAGACCCTAAGATGCTTGAATTTTCAATGTATAATGAAATTCCACATTTATTAACCCCAGTTATAACAAGACCAGAAAAAGCAACTATAGCTTTAAAAAATATGGTTTTAGAGATGGAAAGGCGTTATGAATTAATGTCAAATGTTCATACAAAAAATATAGATAATTTTAATGAAAAAGCACCTAAATTAGGATTAGAACCACTAGCTTATATTGTTATTATTATTGATGAGTTAGCTGATTTGATGATGACTGGTGGAAAAGAAGTTGAAGTTTATATAGCAAGACTTGCACAAATGGCAAGAGCAGCTGGAATTCATCTAATAGTAGCAACGCAACGCCCAAGTGTTGATGTAATTACAGGTTTAATTAAAGCAAATTTACCAAGTCGCCTGAGCTATAAAGTTAGTACTCAAACTGATAGTAAGGTTATTTTAGACACTAAAGGTGCTGAGAGTTTGCTTGGGCGTGGTGATAGTTTATTTACACCCCCTGGAGTAAGTTCAATCGTAAGACTTCACGCACCATTTGCTAGTGAAGATGAAATTATTAAAGTAGTAGAACATTTAAAAAGCCAAGAAAAAGTATCTTATGATGAAAGTATTTTACAAGATAGTAGTATAACTAATACTTATGTGGTTGATAATAATGATGCTTTAGATGAAAAATTTGAAGAAGCAGTAAGAATTATGAGAGAGAGCAATAAAACAAGTATCTCATACATACAAAGGCAGCTGAATATAGGATATAACAGAGCAGCTAATATTATAGAGCAATGTGAAAAACAAGGGATTTTGAGTGAGCCAAATACAAAAGGAGTAAGAACATTATTATGA
- the brnQ gene encoding branched-chain amino acid transport system II carrier protein, whose translation MSNFTRKEFFVVALMLFAMFFGAGNFILPPMLGKEAGENFYVAILFFCATGVVLPVLGVAAVARAGTLKDLSSRVSPLFALIFVAAIYISIGPALAIPRASNMPYEIMIAPYVENLDFKFGVIDGKLFIYSCIYFALNYYVCINPSKVLNTLGRYLTPILLTLIAVFFITALFVTDVNIASASERYTKHAVATAFVEGYQTMDALAALVFGISVVAALKTYGINDEKKLSVITVKAGLFAGVILMIVYILLGYLGYIYGNTFSAENGAVLLSSISNDLFGHFGRIILGFTALLACITTTIGLINSTSVYFSSVTKIKYKTWVILWVVISLIIANYGLTQILKFSVPVLIAIYPIAIVLIILSLINNLIDSSKIVYCATVYTAALIGILNALDLSGFTIGETKILDLIGVSPILLKLPFYDAMLGWVVPVIVMFAISFIIYSIKKKDNY comes from the coding sequence ATGAGTAATTTTACTAGAAAAGAATTTTTTGTTGTAGCTTTAATGCTATTTGCTATGTTTTTTGGTGCAGGTAACTTTATTTTGCCACCAATGTTAGGAAAGGAAGCTGGTGAAAATTTTTATGTAGCTATTTTATTTTTTTGTGCTACTGGCGTTGTTTTACCGGTTTTAGGAGTTGCAGCAGTTGCTAGAGCTGGAACATTAAAAGATTTATCAAGCAGGGTATCGCCATTATTTGCTTTAATTTTTGTCGCAGCGATTTATATATCAATAGGACCAGCACTTGCAATCCCTAGAGCAAGTAATATGCCTTATGAGATTATGATTGCACCTTATGTAGAAAATTTAGATTTTAAATTTGGCGTAATTGATGGAAAATTGTTTATTTATAGTTGTATTTATTTTGCATTAAATTATTATGTTTGTATAAACCCTAGTAAGGTTTTAAATACATTAGGAAGATATTTAACACCTATTTTATTAACTTTAATTGCAGTATTTTTTATCACAGCTTTATTTGTTACAGATGTAAACATAGCAAGTGCTAGTGAAAGATATACAAAACATGCAGTTGCAACCGCATTCGTAGAAGGCTATCAAACAATGGATGCTTTAGCGGCTTTAGTTTTTGGTATTAGTGTTGTTGCAGCACTTAAAACTTATGGAATTAATGATGAAAAGAAATTATCAGTAATTACTGTTAAGGCTGGATTATTTGCTGGTGTTATTTTAATGATTGTTTATATTTTATTAGGTTATTTAGGTTATATCTACGGAAATACATTTTCAGCTGAAAATGGTGCTGTTTTGTTATCTAGTATTAGTAATGATTTATTCGGACATTTTGGAAGGATTATTTTAGGATTTACTGCATTACTTGCTTGTATTACGACTACAATAGGACTAATAAATTCAACAAGTGTGTATTTTTCAAGTGTTACTAAAATTAAATATAAAACTTGGGTAATATTATGGGTTGTAATTAGTTTAATTATTGCAAATTATGGCTTAACTCAAATTCTTAAATTTAGTGTCCCAGTTTTAATTGCAATATATCCAATAGCTATTGTTTTAATTATTTTATCTTTAATTAATAATCTAATTGATAGTAGCAAAATTGTTTATTGTGCTACAGTTTATACAGCAGCTCTTATAGGAATTTTAAACGCACTTGATTTATCAGGTTTTACAATTGGTGAAACAAAGATTTTAGATTTAATTGGAGTTAGTCCTATTTTATTAAAACTACCTTTCTATGATGCAATGTTAGGCTGGGTTGTGCCTGTTATAGTTATGTTTGCAATATCATTTATAATTTATTCTATAAAGAAGAAAGATAATTATTAA
- a CDS encoding OmpA family protein — protein sequence MKTKIKLCFLSTLLVGLSACSQNYGSYNFTQNDVARQLLVDPKIIEKPIQNSNNNSLNSNYQQNNYTVPNTYDAPNNTPNNAKLRQQQGQNQQDDGLDDNDMQNDNFTQKSYSTQSKFQKTLFLLDASGSMDLIDYGNNNNTRIDSAKEVIRDIISNLSADKTSASLIKFGNSCQTSVVNDFTTDKNKLINSLNSIRASGSTPLAKAILEASNIVANDDTNINVILLSDGEETCNGNPLEAVKTFVRDNPNSTISIYIVGYSVDESTKRQLEQLVVGNGKYYDVKNQSELIKALEKITNELNISNNYQYSIQFDNNSIVIKPEFKDSIEDFADYVISNDLKAIIRGHADSVGSSAINKQISKQRAYEVKKELIKLGVDNNNIKVESYSDTKPIDTNNTEDGRYRNRRVELIAQ from the coding sequence ATGAAAACTAAAATTAAATTATGTTTTTTATCAACATTATTAGTTGGTCTTAGTGCTTGTAGCCAAAATTATGGTAGTTATAATTTTACACAAAATGATGTGGCAAGACAGCTTTTAGTTGACCCAAAAATAATAGAAAAACCTATTCAAAATAGCAATAATAATTCTTTAAATTCTAATTATCAACAAAATAATTATACTGTACCTAATACTTACGATGCACCTAATAATACGCCAAATAACGCTAAATTAAGACAACAGCAAGGACAAAATCAGCAAGATGACGGATTAGACGATAATGACATGCAAAACGATAACTTCACACAAAAAAGTTATTCTACACAAAGTAAATTTCAAAAAACTTTATTTTTGTTAGATGCATCTGGCAGTATGGATCTTATTGACTATGGCAATAATAACAATACAAGAATTGATTCAGCAAAAGAAGTTATAAGAGATATTATTAGTAATTTATCGGCTGATAAAACAAGTGCATCTTTAATTAAATTTGGCAATTCTTGTCAAACTAGTGTTGTAAATGATTTTACAACTGATAAAAACAAACTTATAAATTCACTAAATTCAATAAGAGCTAGTGGTTCAACTCCTTTAGCGAAGGCTATTTTAGAAGCTTCAAATATAGTTGCAAATGATGATACAAATATTAATGTGATTTTATTAAGTGATGGTGAAGAAACTTGTAATGGCAATCCTTTAGAAGCAGTCAAAACATTTGTAAGGGATAATCCTAATTCTACAATTAGCATTTATATAGTTGGTTATTCTGTTGATGAAAGTACTAAAAGACAATTAGAGCAATTAGTTGTAGGCAATGGAAAATATTATGATGTAAAAAATCAAAGTGAATTAATTAAAGCCTTAGAAAAAATTACAAATGAGCTAAATATTTCTAATAATTATCAATATAGCATACAATTTGATAATAATAGCATAGTTATTAAACCAGAGTTTAAAGACAGTATAGAAGATTTTGCTGACTATGTTATAAGTAATGATTTAAAGGCGATTATAAGAGGTCATGCTGATAGTGTTGGTTCTAGTGCTATAAATAAACAAATATCAAAACAAAGAGCTTATGAGGTAAAAAAAGAATTAATAAAGCTAGGTGTAGATAATAATAATATAAAAGTTGAAAGTTATTCTGATACAAAACCTATCGATACAAACAATACTGAAGATGGTAGATATCGTAATCGTAGGGTTGAATTAATAGCACAATGA